In the Danaus plexippus chromosome 4, MEX_DaPlex, whole genome shotgun sequence genome, one interval contains:
- the LOC116768297 gene encoding synaptotagmin 1 isoform X1, protein MSPVLSTQLRWRRDAEVTSEKPASNGTTPSPVLTSSNPVTSTNAAGSSEMPPPATTTQESIVEKTAEIAHKMNMETWQLVAILVGVAVVVLGICFCCIRRCFRKRRSKDGKKGMKGVDFKSVQLLGSAYKEKVQPDMEELTENAEEPDDGEEKKEEQKLGKLQYKLEYDFNSNSLSVTVIQAEELPALDMGGTSDPYVKVYLLPDKKKKFETKVHRKTLNPVFNETFVFKSVPYADAMNKTLVFAIFDFDRFSKHDQIGEVKVPLCQVDLAQTIEEWRELQSVEGEGGQDNKLGDICFSLRYVPTAGKLTVVILEAKNLKKMDVGGLSDPYVKIALMQNGKRLKKKKTSIKKCTLNPYYNESFTFEVPFEQIQKVNLVVTVVDYDRIGTSEPIGKVVLGYNASGTELRHWSDMLASPRRPIAQWHTLKDPEDGEKKD, encoded by the exons ATGTCGCCAGTCCTGTCAACGCAGCTGCGATGGCGGCGCGATGCGGAAGTGACCTCCGAAAAACCCGCTTCAAATGGCACTACACCCTCGCCCGTCTTAACATCGTCGAATCCTG TGACCTCCACGAATGCGGCTGGTTCATCAGAGATGCCGCCGCCTGCAACAACCACCCAGGAGTCGATTGTTGAAAAGACCGCTGAAATTGCCCACAAGATGAATATGGAGACATGGCAGTTAGTAGCTATTCTTGTcg GTGTGGCTGTTGTGGTGCTCGGTATTTGCTTCTGTTGTATTCGACGATGTTTCCGCAAACGACGTTCCAAGGATGGCAAGAAAGGCATGAAGGGAGTCGACTTCAAGTCCGTCCAACTATTAGGTTCAGCTTACAAAGAAAAg GTTCAGCCGGACATGGAGGAGCTCACAGAGAACGCTGAAGAACCTGATGACGGAGAAGAGAAGAAAGAGGAACAGAAATTAGGAAAACTACAGTACAAG CTGGAATATGACTTCAACAGTAACAGTCTATCAGTCACTGTTATACAAGCGGAAGAGCTACCTGCTTTGGATATGGGAGGGACATCTGATCCTTACGTAAAAGTTTACCTCTTGCCAGACAAGAAGAAGAAGTTTGAAACCAAAGTACATAGAAAAACTTTGAACCCGGTATTCAACGAAACGTTCGTTTTCAAG AGCGTGCCGTATGCTGATGCGATGAACAAAACTCTCGTTTTCGCTATCTTCGACTTTGATCGATTCTCCAAGCACGACCAGATCGGAGAGGTGAAGGTACCTCTGTGTCAGGTGGACCTCGCGCAGACCATTGAGGAGTGGCGCGAGTTGCAGAGTGTTGAGGGTGAAGGAGGACAG GATAACAAGCTGGGAGATATTTGTTTCTCCCTGCGTTATGTACCAACCGCTGGAAAACTGACCGTTGTTATTTTGGAGGCTaagaatttaaagaaaatggaCGTTGGTGGTTTGTCAG ATCCGTACGTAAAGATAGCACTCATGCAAAATGGCAAACGTCTCAAGAAGAAGAAAACGAGCATCAAGAAATGCACACTGAATCCATATTACAACGAGTCATTTACTTTTGAAGTACCATTCGAACAAATACAG aAGGTGAATTTAGTCGTAACTGTGGTGGACTACGATCGCATCGGCACATCTGAACCGATTGGTAAGGTTGTGCTGGGATACAACGCGTCAGGAACCGAGCTTCGTCATTGGTCCGACATGCTGGCCAGCCCGCGTCGCCCAATCGCGCAATGGCACACGCTCAAAGATCCCGAAGATGGAGAAAAGAAGGATTAA
- the LOC116768297 gene encoding synaptotagmin 1 isoform X3, translated as MSPVLSTQLRWRRDAEVTSEKPASNGTTPSPVLTSSNPVTSTNAAGSSEMPPPATTTQESIVEKTAEIAHKMNMETWQLVAILVGVAVVVLGICFCCIRRCFRKRRSKDGKKGMKGVDFKSVQLLGSAYKEKVQPDMEELTENAEEPDDGEEKKEEQKLGKLQYKLEYDFNSNSLSVTVIQAEELPALDMGGTSDPYVKVYLLPDKKKKFETKVHRKTLNPVFNETFVFKSVPYADAMNKTLVFAIFDFDRFSKHDQIGEVKVPLCQVDLAQTIEEWRELQSVEGEGGQLGDICFSLRYVPTAGKLTVVILEAKNLKKMDVGGLSDPYVKIALMQNGKRLKKKKTSIKKCTLNPYYNESFTFEVPFEQIQKVNLVVTVVDYDRIGTSEPIGKVVLGYNASGTELRHWSDMLASPRRPIAQWHTLKDPEDGEKKD; from the exons ATGTCGCCAGTCCTGTCAACGCAGCTGCGATGGCGGCGCGATGCGGAAGTGACCTCCGAAAAACCCGCTTCAAATGGCACTACACCCTCGCCCGTCTTAACATCGTCGAATCCTG TGACCTCCACGAATGCGGCTGGTTCATCAGAGATGCCGCCGCCTGCAACAACCACCCAGGAGTCGATTGTTGAAAAGACCGCTGAAATTGCCCACAAGATGAATATGGAGACATGGCAGTTAGTAGCTATTCTTGTcg GTGTGGCTGTTGTGGTGCTCGGTATTTGCTTCTGTTGTATTCGACGATGTTTCCGCAAACGACGTTCCAAGGATGGCAAGAAAGGCATGAAGGGAGTCGACTTCAAGTCCGTCCAACTATTAGGTTCAGCTTACAAAGAAAAg GTTCAGCCGGACATGGAGGAGCTCACAGAGAACGCTGAAGAACCTGATGACGGAGAAGAGAAGAAAGAGGAACAGAAATTAGGAAAACTACAGTACAAG CTGGAATATGACTTCAACAGTAACAGTCTATCAGTCACTGTTATACAAGCGGAAGAGCTACCTGCTTTGGATATGGGAGGGACATCTGATCCTTACGTAAAAGTTTACCTCTTGCCAGACAAGAAGAAGAAGTTTGAAACCAAAGTACATAGAAAAACTTTGAACCCGGTATTCAACGAAACGTTCGTTTTCAAG AGCGTGCCGTATGCTGATGCGATGAACAAAACTCTCGTTTTCGCTATCTTCGACTTTGATCGATTCTCCAAGCACGACCAGATCGGAGAGGTGAAGGTACCTCTGTGTCAGGTGGACCTCGCGCAGACCATTGAGGAGTGGCGCGAGTTGCAGAGTGTTGAGGGTGAAGGAGGACAG CTGGGAGATATTTGTTTCTCCCTGCGTTATGTACCAACCGCTGGAAAACTGACCGTTGTTATTTTGGAGGCTaagaatttaaagaaaatggaCGTTGGTGGTTTGTCAG ATCCGTACGTAAAGATAGCACTCATGCAAAATGGCAAACGTCTCAAGAAGAAGAAAACGAGCATCAAGAAATGCACACTGAATCCATATTACAACGAGTCATTTACTTTTGAAGTACCATTCGAACAAATACAG aAGGTGAATTTAGTCGTAACTGTGGTGGACTACGATCGCATCGGCACATCTGAACCGATTGGTAAGGTTGTGCTGGGATACAACGCGTCAGGAACCGAGCTTCGTCATTGGTCCGACATGCTGGCCAGCCCGCGTCGCCCAATCGCGCAATGGCACACGCTCAAAGATCCCGAAGATGGAGAAAAGAAGGATTAA
- the LOC116768297 gene encoding synaptotagmin 1 isoform X2, translating to MSPVLSTQLRWRRDAEVTSEKPASNGTTPSPVLTSSNPVTSTNAAGSSEMPPPATTTQESIVEKTAEIAHKMNMETWQLVAILVGVAVVVLGICFCCIRRCFRKRRSKDGKKGMKGVDFKSVQLLGSAYKEKPDMEELTENAEEPDDGEEKKEEQKLGKLQYKLEYDFNSNSLSVTVIQAEELPALDMGGTSDPYVKVYLLPDKKKKFETKVHRKTLNPVFNETFVFKSVPYADAMNKTLVFAIFDFDRFSKHDQIGEVKVPLCQVDLAQTIEEWRELQSVEGEGGQDNKLGDICFSLRYVPTAGKLTVVILEAKNLKKMDVGGLSDPYVKIALMQNGKRLKKKKTSIKKCTLNPYYNESFTFEVPFEQIQKVNLVVTVVDYDRIGTSEPIGKVVLGYNASGTELRHWSDMLASPRRPIAQWHTLKDPEDGEKKD from the exons ATGTCGCCAGTCCTGTCAACGCAGCTGCGATGGCGGCGCGATGCGGAAGTGACCTCCGAAAAACCCGCTTCAAATGGCACTACACCCTCGCCCGTCTTAACATCGTCGAATCCTG TGACCTCCACGAATGCGGCTGGTTCATCAGAGATGCCGCCGCCTGCAACAACCACCCAGGAGTCGATTGTTGAAAAGACCGCTGAAATTGCCCACAAGATGAATATGGAGACATGGCAGTTAGTAGCTATTCTTGTcg GTGTGGCTGTTGTGGTGCTCGGTATTTGCTTCTGTTGTATTCGACGATGTTTCCGCAAACGACGTTCCAAGGATGGCAAGAAAGGCATGAAGGGAGTCGACTTCAAGTCCGTCCAACTATTAGGTTCAGCTTACAAAGAAAAg CCGGACATGGAGGAGCTCACAGAGAACGCTGAAGAACCTGATGACGGAGAAGAGAAGAAAGAGGAACAGAAATTAGGAAAACTACAGTACAAG CTGGAATATGACTTCAACAGTAACAGTCTATCAGTCACTGTTATACAAGCGGAAGAGCTACCTGCTTTGGATATGGGAGGGACATCTGATCCTTACGTAAAAGTTTACCTCTTGCCAGACAAGAAGAAGAAGTTTGAAACCAAAGTACATAGAAAAACTTTGAACCCGGTATTCAACGAAACGTTCGTTTTCAAG AGCGTGCCGTATGCTGATGCGATGAACAAAACTCTCGTTTTCGCTATCTTCGACTTTGATCGATTCTCCAAGCACGACCAGATCGGAGAGGTGAAGGTACCTCTGTGTCAGGTGGACCTCGCGCAGACCATTGAGGAGTGGCGCGAGTTGCAGAGTGTTGAGGGTGAAGGAGGACAG GATAACAAGCTGGGAGATATTTGTTTCTCCCTGCGTTATGTACCAACCGCTGGAAAACTGACCGTTGTTATTTTGGAGGCTaagaatttaaagaaaatggaCGTTGGTGGTTTGTCAG ATCCGTACGTAAAGATAGCACTCATGCAAAATGGCAAACGTCTCAAGAAGAAGAAAACGAGCATCAAGAAATGCACACTGAATCCATATTACAACGAGTCATTTACTTTTGAAGTACCATTCGAACAAATACAG aAGGTGAATTTAGTCGTAACTGTGGTGGACTACGATCGCATCGGCACATCTGAACCGATTGGTAAGGTTGTGCTGGGATACAACGCGTCAGGAACCGAGCTTCGTCATTGGTCCGACATGCTGGCCAGCCCGCGTCGCCCAATCGCGCAATGGCACACGCTCAAAGATCCCGAAGATGGAGAAAAGAAGGATTAA
- the LOC116768297 gene encoding synaptotagmin 1 isoform X4, whose protein sequence is MSPVLSTQLRWRRDAEVTSEKPASNGTTPSPVLTSSNPVTSTNAAGSSEMPPPATTTQESIVEKTAEIAHKMNMETWQLVAILVGVAVVVLGICFCCIRRCFRKRRSKDGKKGMKGVDFKSVQLLGSAYKEKPDMEELTENAEEPDDGEEKKEEQKLGKLQYKLEYDFNSNSLSVTVIQAEELPALDMGGTSDPYVKVYLLPDKKKKFETKVHRKTLNPVFNETFVFKSVPYADAMNKTLVFAIFDFDRFSKHDQIGEVKVPLCQVDLAQTIEEWRELQSVEGEGGQLGDICFSLRYVPTAGKLTVVILEAKNLKKMDVGGLSDPYVKIALMQNGKRLKKKKTSIKKCTLNPYYNESFTFEVPFEQIQKVNLVVTVVDYDRIGTSEPIGKVVLGYNASGTELRHWSDMLASPRRPIAQWHTLKDPEDGEKKD, encoded by the exons ATGTCGCCAGTCCTGTCAACGCAGCTGCGATGGCGGCGCGATGCGGAAGTGACCTCCGAAAAACCCGCTTCAAATGGCACTACACCCTCGCCCGTCTTAACATCGTCGAATCCTG TGACCTCCACGAATGCGGCTGGTTCATCAGAGATGCCGCCGCCTGCAACAACCACCCAGGAGTCGATTGTTGAAAAGACCGCTGAAATTGCCCACAAGATGAATATGGAGACATGGCAGTTAGTAGCTATTCTTGTcg GTGTGGCTGTTGTGGTGCTCGGTATTTGCTTCTGTTGTATTCGACGATGTTTCCGCAAACGACGTTCCAAGGATGGCAAGAAAGGCATGAAGGGAGTCGACTTCAAGTCCGTCCAACTATTAGGTTCAGCTTACAAAGAAAAg CCGGACATGGAGGAGCTCACAGAGAACGCTGAAGAACCTGATGACGGAGAAGAGAAGAAAGAGGAACAGAAATTAGGAAAACTACAGTACAAG CTGGAATATGACTTCAACAGTAACAGTCTATCAGTCACTGTTATACAAGCGGAAGAGCTACCTGCTTTGGATATGGGAGGGACATCTGATCCTTACGTAAAAGTTTACCTCTTGCCAGACAAGAAGAAGAAGTTTGAAACCAAAGTACATAGAAAAACTTTGAACCCGGTATTCAACGAAACGTTCGTTTTCAAG AGCGTGCCGTATGCTGATGCGATGAACAAAACTCTCGTTTTCGCTATCTTCGACTTTGATCGATTCTCCAAGCACGACCAGATCGGAGAGGTGAAGGTACCTCTGTGTCAGGTGGACCTCGCGCAGACCATTGAGGAGTGGCGCGAGTTGCAGAGTGTTGAGGGTGAAGGAGGACAG CTGGGAGATATTTGTTTCTCCCTGCGTTATGTACCAACCGCTGGAAAACTGACCGTTGTTATTTTGGAGGCTaagaatttaaagaaaatggaCGTTGGTGGTTTGTCAG ATCCGTACGTAAAGATAGCACTCATGCAAAATGGCAAACGTCTCAAGAAGAAGAAAACGAGCATCAAGAAATGCACACTGAATCCATATTACAACGAGTCATTTACTTTTGAAGTACCATTCGAACAAATACAG aAGGTGAATTTAGTCGTAACTGTGGTGGACTACGATCGCATCGGCACATCTGAACCGATTGGTAAGGTTGTGCTGGGATACAACGCGTCAGGAACCGAGCTTCGTCATTGGTCCGACATGCTGGCCAGCCCGCGTCGCCCAATCGCGCAATGGCACACGCTCAAAGATCCCGAAGATGGAGAAAAGAAGGATTAA